In Phreatobacter aquaticus, a single genomic region encodes these proteins:
- a CDS encoding Flp family type IVb pilin: protein MKTILARFAKDQSGATAIEYGLIAAGIAAVVIVAVNTMGSNTLNAFNRVNNGFATK, encoded by the coding sequence ATGAAGACCATTCTTGCTCGTTTCGCCAAGGACCAGTCCGGCGCCACCGCCATCGAGTACGGCCTGATCGCTGCCGGCATCGCCGCCGTCGTCATCGTTGCCGTGAACACCATGGGTTCGAACACCCTGAACGCGTTCAACCGCGTCAACAACGGCTTCGCCACCAAGTGA
- a CDS encoding pilus assembly protein N-terminal domain-containing protein, which produces MAAFSRVCLPIVIIFGAVAFITAAHAQAPAPGTPAVEADLATHGLTVTMDQARIMRMPPRVATLVIGNPLIADATVQAGGLMVLTGKAIGSTNLIALDNRGEQLMSVQIRVRPQNDAVVQVYRGVERETYSCTPTCERTMAIGDSKAFFDTALGQSRARDGAASSRGTAAPR; this is translated from the coding sequence ATGGCGGCTTTCTCCCGCGTCTGCCTGCCGATCGTCATTATTTTTGGCGCGGTCGCATTCATCACGGCTGCTCACGCGCAGGCGCCTGCCCCCGGCACGCCGGCCGTGGAGGCCGATCTCGCAACCCATGGCCTGACCGTGACGATGGATCAGGCGCGCATCATGCGCATGCCCCCGCGCGTGGCGACCCTTGTCATCGGCAATCCGCTGATCGCCGACGCCACGGTCCAGGCCGGCGGACTGATGGTGCTGACCGGCAAGGCGATCGGTTCGACCAATCTCATCGCCCTCGACAATCGCGGCGAACAGCTGATGTCGGTGCAGATCCGCGTGCGGCCCCAGAATGATGCGGTCGTCCAGGTCTATCGGGGCGTCGAGCGCGAAACCTATTCCTGCACGCCGACCTGCGAGCGCACGATGGCGATCGGCGATTCGAAGGCGTTCTTCGACACGGCTCTCGGCCAGTCCCGCGCCCGCGACGGCGCTGCCTCGTCACGCGGCACGGCCGCCCCGCGCTGA
- a CDS encoding Flp family type IVb pilin has product MKTLLARFARDESGATAIEYGLIAAGIAAVIIVAVNNVGSKTQNAFTRVNNNFGK; this is encoded by the coding sequence TTGAAGACCTTATTGGCGCGGTTTGCCCGGGACGAATCCGGAGCCACCGCCATCGAGTACGGCCTGATCGCCGCCGGTATCGCCGCAGTGATCATCGTGGCCGTCAATAATGTGGGGTCCAAGACCCAGAATGCGTTCACGCGAGTGAACAACAATTTCGGCAAGTGA